The Granulicella sibirica genome has a segment encoding these proteins:
- a CDS encoding menaquinone biosynthesis family protein produces the protein MTTASTSVHEISIAHSPDSDDAFMFYGLATNKIRVPGYKFTHVLTDIETLNHKAINEAFYDVTAISFHAYPYLQDNYTLMSCGGSVGETYGPMIVATRRFTLEDVKKTRIAVPGTLTTAYLALKLYYPEFETVVVPFDKIIPAVVSGEFDAGLIIHEGQLTYANDGLVKLLDLGVWWREQTGLPLPLGGNAIRRSLGKEALEITTNALRDSIQHALDNRDQALEYAMQFARELDTATANRFVGMYVNERTLNYGDDGREAIRKLLDMGYDRGIIPHRAHVDFVG, from the coding sequence ATGACTACCGCAAGTACCTCCGTTCACGAGATCAGCATTGCTCACAGCCCCGACTCCGATGACGCCTTCATGTTTTACGGACTCGCCACCAACAAGATTCGCGTTCCCGGCTACAAGTTCACTCATGTGCTCACCGACATCGAAACCCTCAACCATAAGGCCATCAACGAGGCCTTCTACGATGTCACCGCTATTTCCTTCCACGCGTATCCCTACTTGCAGGACAACTACACGCTGATGTCCTGCGGCGGAAGTGTCGGCGAGACCTACGGCCCGATGATCGTCGCCACGCGGCGCTTCACCCTCGAAGATGTCAAGAAGACACGCATCGCCGTTCCCGGAACCCTGACCACCGCCTACCTCGCGCTGAAGCTTTATTACCCGGAGTTCGAGACGGTTGTCGTCCCGTTCGACAAGATCATCCCAGCGGTTGTTTCGGGCGAGTTCGATGCCGGCCTCATCATCCACGAGGGCCAGCTCACCTACGCTAACGACGGCCTTGTAAAGCTCCTGGACCTCGGCGTGTGGTGGCGTGAGCAGACCGGCCTTCCCCTTCCGCTCGGCGGCAATGCCATCCGGCGCTCTCTGGGCAAGGAGGCGCTGGAGATCACGACGAACGCTCTCCGCGACAGCATCCAGCACGCACTCGACAATCGCGACCAGGCACTCGAATACGCGATGCAGTTCGCTCGCGAACTCGATACGGCAACCGCGAACCGGTTTGTCGGCATGTATGTGAACGAGCGCACGTTGAACTATGGCGATGACGGCCGCGAAGCGATCCGCAAGCTACTTGATATGGGCTACGACCGCGGCATCATCCCGCATCGCGCTCACGTCGATTTTG
- a CDS encoding biotin transporter BioY codes for MQSTLPTTLTAAPTAAFQDTLAGKAALVVAATGFLAICAHVSIPLFFTPVPLSLITFGVLLVGLTLGPVAGFSAMVLYLAEGAAGMPVFSPQGPGGLAQLLGPTAGYLFSYPLAAATAGALVRTAGSQRVRFASACFAGAVASLFFFVMGATWLAHFLHLTPTATMYSAVLPFLPGEVIKVAAAAGIVSAVRLPRRS; via the coding sequence ATGCAGTCGACTCTTCCCACGACCCTCACCGCGGCACCCACCGCGGCGTTCCAGGACACCCTCGCAGGCAAAGCGGCGCTGGTCGTCGCGGCGACCGGGTTCCTCGCGATCTGTGCCCATGTCTCCATTCCTCTGTTCTTCACGCCCGTCCCTCTTTCGCTGATCACCTTTGGCGTCCTTCTCGTTGGCCTGACCCTCGGACCGGTCGCAGGATTTTCCGCCATGGTTCTCTACCTTGCGGAAGGCGCGGCAGGCATGCCGGTCTTCAGCCCCCAGGGTCCCGGCGGACTCGCACAGCTTCTCGGGCCGACGGCCGGATACCTCTTCTCCTACCCCCTGGCGGCGGCGACGGCCGGCGCTCTCGTTCGGACAGCCGGATCGCAGCGCGTTCGATTCGCCTCGGCCTGCTTCGCCGGCGCGGTCGCCAGCCTCTTCTTCTTCGTCATGGGAGCCACCTGGCTCGCGCATTTCCTCCACCTCACCCCTACCGCGACGATGTACTCAGCGGTACTTCCGTTCCTGCCTGGCGAAGTGATCAAAGTAGCTGCCGCGGCGGGAATCGTCTCAGCCGTCCGCCTGCCAAGGCGCTCGTAG
- a CDS encoding FtsB family cell division protein: MSSTDSSWARGRFAQSLKHGALKVYTGRRKVATVTAAVLAIGLGYHVVFGHNGLIVYKQKRDEAISLENQLQALRRENDGLKDHTERLQSDPNAIEHQAREELHYTRPGEVIFTLPSPPPAEKQGTGSASNQ, from the coding sequence ATGAGCAGCACAGACAGTTCGTGGGCCCGCGGACGCTTCGCCCAGTCACTGAAGCACGGGGCGCTCAAGGTCTACACTGGCCGTCGCAAGGTCGCTACGGTGACTGCGGCTGTGCTCGCGATCGGGCTCGGGTACCATGTTGTTTTTGGGCATAACGGACTGATCGTCTACAAGCAGAAGCGCGATGAGGCCATCTCGCTCGAGAATCAACTTCAGGCACTTCGCCGTGAGAACGACGGGCTCAAGGATCACACGGAGCGGCTACAGAGCGATCCGAACGCGATCGAGCACCAGGCGCGGGAAGAACTTCATTACACCCGCCCCGGTGAGGTCATTTTCACCCTTCCGTCTCCGCCGCCCGCGGAGAAGCAGGGGACCGGTTCCGCCTCCAATCAGTAA
- a CDS encoding alpha/beta hydrolase, producing the protein MSVLDRTPPTADHRIHYGAGELQFGDLWIPAGAIHGTLPLVVFIHGGWWRSEFDLAYGGHLCAALKADGFPVWSIEYRRVGYTGGGWPTTFQDVAAGFDYIATLAKSYPIDLQRVVATGHSAGGHLAFWLAGRHHVPHDSPLAQPPPRVMPRAVIGLAAAADLRLTADLAGYFTFAHDKQEVYRLIGGSPDQVPDRYKAGNPGDLLPFNIPQTLIQGSEDGQIPPTLPGRWAEQARRQGDPVTVTIVQGADHFDVVDPLSEAWSFVRNAVKMACGS; encoded by the coding sequence ATGAGCGTGCTGGACAGGACTCCGCCAACAGCGGATCATCGCATTCACTATGGGGCGGGCGAGCTGCAGTTCGGGGATCTCTGGATTCCGGCCGGGGCGATTCACGGCACATTACCGCTCGTTGTCTTCATCCACGGTGGCTGGTGGCGATCAGAGTTCGATCTGGCATACGGCGGTCACCTTTGCGCCGCGTTGAAGGCGGACGGATTCCCGGTCTGGTCGATCGAATACCGTCGTGTCGGGTACACCGGTGGGGGGTGGCCTACGACGTTTCAGGATGTCGCCGCCGGATTTGACTACATCGCGACTCTCGCGAAGAGCTATCCCATCGACCTCCAAAGGGTTGTTGCTACTGGGCACTCGGCCGGGGGACACCTCGCTTTCTGGCTGGCGGGACGCCACCATGTCCCTCATGACAGCCCTCTTGCGCAGCCGCCGCCGCGCGTGATGCCACGTGCCGTGATCGGGCTGGCCGCTGCGGCGGATCTTCGGCTAACAGCAGATCTTGCGGGATACTTTACCTTTGCCCACGATAAGCAGGAGGTTTACCGGCTCATAGGCGGATCGCCCGATCAGGTGCCGGACAGGTACAAGGCTGGAAATCCGGGTGATCTGCTTCCGTTCAACATCCCGCAGACTCTGATCCAGGGAAGCGAAGACGGGCAGATTCCTCCGACTCTTCCCGGGCGCTGGGCAGAGCAGGCGCGACGGCAGGGGGATCCGGTGACCGTTACGATCGTTCAGGGTGCCGACCATTTTGACGTCGTCGACCCGCTGAGCGAGGCGTGGTCATTCGTGCGGAACGCGGTGAAGATGGCATGTGGCTCGTGA
- a CDS encoding flavin reductase family protein, protein MHIDIEKATAREKYNLLIGLVAPRPIAWVTSMDEDGALNAAPFSAYNYLCTDPPIIGMGVMEKGEFVPKDTARNIRRTGEFVVNVVTEDLLHEMNICATDFPPGVNELEMAGLTTAPSTIVKVPRIAQAHAALECREFTTLAVGRSHIILGQVVAMYIEDRFVNPDGPYVLAEELHAIGRMNGLGSYVKTNGAFVQEPRIPYSEWLKGKR, encoded by the coding sequence ATGCACATCGATATTGAAAAGGCGACCGCACGCGAAAAATATAATCTGCTGATTGGCCTCGTCGCCCCCCGCCCGATTGCATGGGTCACCAGTATGGACGAGGATGGCGCCCTGAATGCCGCTCCATTCAGCGCCTATAACTATCTCTGCACCGACCCGCCGATCATCGGCATGGGAGTGATGGAGAAGGGTGAGTTTGTGCCCAAGGACACGGCCCGCAACATCCGGCGGACAGGCGAGTTCGTCGTGAATGTTGTGACCGAGGATCTTCTGCATGAGATGAACATCTGTGCGACGGATTTTCCGCCTGGGGTGAACGAGCTGGAGATGGCGGGCCTGACGACGGCCCCTTCGACGATCGTGAAGGTGCCGCGCATTGCTCAGGCGCACGCCGCCCTCGAGTGCCGCGAGTTCACCACCCTTGCGGTGGGTCGCTCACACATCATCCTCGGCCAGGTCGTGGCGATGTATATCGAGGACCGCTTCGTCAACCCGGACGGCCCCTACGTCCTCGCCGAAGAGCTTCACGCGATCGGCCGGATGAATGGCCTTGGATCATACGTAAAGACGAATGGAGCCTTTGTGCAGGAGCCCAGGATTCCGTATTCGGAGTGGCTGAAGGGCAAGCGGTAG
- a CDS encoding ABC transporter ATP-binding protein, whose protein sequence is MADPQTPPDTANIPSGPVVVFDNVSIRFDVKPVLENISFQVERGQQLIILGPAGTGKSVLLKLVDGLLEPDSGTITVFGENITRMRETDRFKLRNRIGMVFQESALFDSLTVEDNVAYRLNEERVPRDESHRRVEEVLNFVALPTAISKFPSELSGGMRRRVSIARAIITKPDLILYDSPTGGLDPITSTTIVELVVKQRDVSHTTSLLITHRLQDAFTLATHRFNVEADKMEPIPNGGIEDSTKFLVLNEGKIVFEGSTEELVHSEDPWLKQYLS, encoded by the coding sequence ATGGCCGACCCCCAGACTCCGCCTGATACGGCGAATATTCCTTCCGGTCCCGTAGTCGTCTTCGACAACGTCTCGATTCGCTTCGACGTCAAGCCCGTGCTCGAGAATATCTCCTTCCAGGTCGAGCGAGGGCAGCAACTCATCATCCTCGGACCAGCGGGAACGGGCAAATCCGTCCTCCTCAAGCTCGTCGATGGGCTGCTCGAGCCCGATTCTGGGACCATCACCGTCTTCGGCGAGAACATCACCCGGATGCGCGAGACCGACCGCTTCAAGCTGCGGAACCGCATCGGAATGGTCTTCCAGGAGTCCGCTCTCTTCGATTCGCTGACCGTCGAAGACAATGTCGCCTATCGCTTGAACGAAGAGCGCGTACCGCGCGATGAGTCCCACAGGAGAGTGGAGGAGGTGCTCAACTTCGTGGCCCTTCCGACCGCTATCTCGAAGTTCCCCTCGGAGCTTTCGGGAGGAATGCGCCGCCGCGTCTCCATCGCCCGCGCGATTATCACCAAGCCGGACCTGATTCTCTACGACTCGCCGACCGGCGGTCTGGACCCGATCACCTCGACCACGATCGTAGAACTAGTCGTCAAACAGCGGGACGTCTCGCACACGACATCCCTGCTCATCACGCACCGGCTACAAGATGCCTTCACTTTGGCCACGCACCGCTTTAACGTCGAGGCGGACAAGATGGAGCCTATTCCGAACGGCGGCATCGAGGACAGCACCAAGTTCCTCGTGCTGAACGAGGGCAAGATAGTCTTTGAGGGAAGCACAGAGGAACTGGTCCATTCGGAAGATCCCTGGCTCAAGCAGTACCTTTCCTAG
- a CDS encoding MlaE family ABC transporter permease: MPFVSPEVFVKERVGAIQDYSILAGRSFANLFSAPRYWADIFTQMDSIGFGSLPIVVLTGFFTGCVLALQSATSLEAFGAVSMTGNLVALSMVKELGPVLTGLMVSGRNASGMASELGSMKVTEQIDAMRALGTDPVRKLVTPRVVATVFMLFFLTILSDAVGVAGGALVSVFLLGLNASSYFHNSYRALVYADVTQGLTKPLFFGFIISSVGCYFGMNTKGGTQGVGRATTQAVVFSSVFIIIVDFLISRTMIGIFGR, from the coding sequence ATGCCATTCGTGTCCCCAGAGGTCTTCGTCAAAGAGAGAGTTGGCGCCATCCAGGACTATTCCATTCTGGCTGGACGGTCGTTCGCGAACCTCTTCTCCGCGCCCCGCTACTGGGCCGACATCTTCACCCAGATGGATTCGATCGGCTTTGGGTCCCTGCCGATCGTCGTGCTCACGGGGTTTTTTACCGGCTGCGTACTCGCCCTGCAATCCGCGACATCGCTTGAGGCCTTCGGTGCCGTCAGCATGACCGGCAACCTCGTCGCCCTTTCGATGGTCAAGGAACTCGGTCCCGTGCTCACCGGGCTCATGGTCTCGGGCCGCAACGCCTCCGGGATGGCCTCCGAACTCGGCTCCATGAAGGTCACCGAGCAGATCGACGCCATGCGTGCTCTCGGCACCGACCCGGTCCGCAAACTCGTCACCCCGCGGGTCGTCGCCACGGTCTTCATGCTCTTCTTCCTGACGATTCTCTCAGACGCGGTCGGCGTCGCAGGCGGGGCCCTGGTGAGCGTCTTCCTGCTTGGCCTGAACGCCAGTTCCTACTTCCACAACTCCTACCGCGCGCTTGTCTACGCCGACGTAACCCAGGGCCTCACCAAACCGCTCTTCTTCGGTTTCATCATTTCGAGCGTCGGGTGCTACTTCGGAATGAACACCAAGGGAGGCACCCAAGGCGTAGGCCGCGCCACGACCCAGGCTGTCGTCTTCTCCTCGGTCTTCATCATCATCGTGGACTTTCTGATCAGCCGAACCATGATCGGGATCTTCGGGAGGTAA
- a CDS encoding alcohol dehydrogenase catalytic domain-containing protein: MTAAVLYGKEDLRLEQVAIPEACKGEIIVQVGAALTCGTDLKVYRRGYHAAMGKPPMLFGHEVAGTVVEVGDTVSKFHVGDRVVPLNSAPCDVCFFCRHGQQNLCEDLLFNNGAYAEYLRVPARIVEKNTLLIPDCIPFEHAALTEPLACAVRGFEESGAKAGDTMIVIGAGPLGLMLMHVAELAGVSVIAVVKRADQVEVARIFGARDVLRLDQVGDIVLAARTLTPSARGADVVIEAVAVPETWEWAVDMVRKGGVVNFFGGPPSGTKVQLDTNRLHYGDITLKASFHHTPATCRTAFDLVTSGRFKCAEYITGRVGLEEISKVFPRMMVRSGSVRDIKTAVFPGGRLV; the protein is encoded by the coding sequence ATGACAGCGGCGGTTCTGTACGGGAAGGAAGATCTGCGGCTGGAGCAGGTTGCGATTCCGGAAGCTTGCAAGGGCGAGATCATTGTCCAGGTGGGCGCGGCCCTCACCTGCGGGACGGACCTGAAGGTCTATCGGCGGGGTTATCACGCCGCGATGGGCAAACCTCCCATGTTGTTCGGGCATGAAGTGGCAGGGACGGTGGTTGAGGTCGGCGATACGGTTTCGAAGTTCCACGTCGGGGATCGCGTGGTACCGTTGAACTCCGCGCCCTGCGACGTGTGCTTCTTCTGCCGGCACGGACAACAGAACCTCTGCGAAGACCTGCTCTTCAACAATGGAGCCTATGCCGAGTACCTCCGCGTTCCGGCGCGAATCGTCGAGAAGAACACGCTCCTGATCCCAGATTGCATCCCGTTCGAACATGCCGCGCTGACCGAGCCGCTTGCCTGTGCGGTGCGTGGGTTCGAGGAGAGCGGGGCCAAGGCGGGCGACACAATGATCGTGATCGGAGCCGGGCCTCTTGGGCTGATGCTGATGCACGTCGCGGAGCTTGCCGGCGTGTCCGTGATCGCGGTGGTTAAGCGGGCGGACCAGGTGGAGGTGGCGAGGATCTTTGGCGCTCGCGACGTCCTGCGGTTGGATCAGGTGGGAGATATCGTTCTTGCCGCTCGTACGCTTACGCCCTCGGCGCGTGGAGCTGATGTTGTGATCGAGGCCGTCGCGGTGCCCGAGACGTGGGAGTGGGCCGTCGATATGGTCCGCAAAGGCGGTGTCGTGAACTTCTTCGGCGGGCCACCGTCGGGAACCAAGGTCCAGTTGGATACCAATCGGCTTCACTACGGCGACATCACGCTGAAGGCGAGTTTTCACCATACGCCTGCGACTTGCCGGACCGCGTTTGATCTCGTGACGAGCGGGCGGTTCAAGTGTGCGGAGTACATCACCGGGCGGGTTGGCCTCGAGGAGATTTCAAAGGTGTTTCCGCGCATGATGGTACGGAGTGGCAGCGTCCGCGATATCAAGACGGCGGTCTTCCCTGGCGGGAGACTGGTATGA
- the hpnC gene encoding squalene synthase HpnC: MSETVQMSARALDHGASWVDPLHDGPEAYRTPEERPTLAEAQAWCKQLAGSHYENFHVATFFLPRAVRPHFESIYAYCRVADDLGDEVSDVRVASRLLAAFGDMLDECYDAPERSRHPVFVALRETIVACDLPRQLFLDLLIAFQMDQIKTEYATMGELIEYSRYSANPVGRLVLMVCGYREEPLGLLSDKVCTALQLANFWQDVVEDAERGRRYLPAVVMERCGVDEGQILGRVFTPEFRLMMESLVGETRAMLREGSVLNGLVDRELAVSLNLFTNGGEAILDGIEAQGYDVLRGRPVVTKAKKVLLLMGALGGKMRASLGGGRRR; this comes from the coding sequence ATGAGCGAGACGGTGCAGATGTCTGCGAGGGCGCTGGACCACGGCGCGAGTTGGGTTGACCCGTTGCATGACGGGCCAGAAGCTTATCGCACTCCTGAAGAGCGACCTACGCTTGCCGAGGCGCAGGCGTGGTGCAAGCAACTCGCGGGGTCGCACTACGAGAACTTTCACGTGGCGACGTTCTTTCTCCCGCGCGCGGTGCGGCCACACTTCGAGAGCATCTATGCGTACTGCCGTGTCGCCGACGACCTGGGGGACGAGGTTTCGGATGTCCGTGTGGCTTCGCGGCTTCTGGCTGCCTTTGGAGACATGCTGGATGAGTGCTACGACGCTCCAGAGCGGTCGCGTCATCCCGTCTTCGTTGCCCTACGCGAGACGATTGTGGCGTGCGATCTTCCACGTCAGCTCTTCCTCGATCTCCTGATAGCGTTCCAGATGGATCAGATAAAGACCGAGTACGCGACGATGGGTGAGTTGATTGAATACTCCAGGTACTCAGCGAATCCAGTAGGACGGCTCGTGCTGATGGTCTGCGGGTATCGCGAAGAGCCGCTTGGCCTGCTGTCGGATAAGGTGTGCACAGCATTGCAGCTTGCAAACTTCTGGCAGGATGTCGTGGAAGACGCGGAGCGGGGAAGACGTTATCTGCCTGCCGTTGTTATGGAGCGTTGCGGAGTCGACGAGGGGCAGATCCTGGGGCGCGTGTTTACTCCGGAGTTCCGGCTGATGATGGAGAGCCTTGTCGGAGAGACGCGTGCGATGCTGCGCGAAGGCAGCGTGTTGAATGGCCTCGTTGATCGTGAGTTGGCTGTGTCGCTCAATCTCTTCACCAACGGCGGAGAGGCGATCCTCGATGGTATCGAGGCGCAGGGATACGACGTACTTCGCGGACGCCCGGTCGTGACGAAGGCGAAGAAGGTCTTACTTCTCATGGGGGCGTTGGGTGGGAAGATGCGTGCTTCGCTCGGCGGGGGACGCAGGCGTTGA
- a CDS encoding phytoene/squalene synthase family protein → MTVDEAYAACRVIARREAKNFYYAFRVLPKHKSDAMCAVYAFMRKADDLSDDESMSLEARRAAMAGWLEDWRAARVGGPTNDPVFLAVSDAQKRFAISDELLEDLVRGTCMDLEETQAGTTVLEDASLGASGPKSFQVYEDFDKLYRYCYLVASVVGLVCIKVFGYSDARAEKLAEETGVAFQLTNILRDVKEDAERGRVYLPLEDMRRAQVGLGSILTSVMGRGKPACVGPLMELEADRARAYYGSADRLLPMIDRDGRAALWVMVTIYRELLEKITANGYSVTERTRVSTLRKLTILVQGTAMAVWFRVTA, encoded by the coding sequence TTGACCGTGGACGAAGCGTACGCGGCATGTCGTGTGATCGCCCGTCGTGAAGCGAAGAACTTCTACTACGCGTTCCGTGTGCTTCCGAAGCATAAGAGCGATGCCATGTGCGCGGTGTATGCGTTCATGCGCAAGGCTGATGACTTGTCCGATGACGAGTCGATGAGCCTCGAAGCGAGGAGAGCGGCCATGGCTGGCTGGCTCGAAGACTGGCGTGCGGCACGAGTGGGTGGGCCCACGAACGATCCGGTGTTTCTGGCTGTGTCCGATGCACAGAAGCGGTTCGCTATCTCCGATGAACTGCTGGAGGATCTTGTCCGGGGAACGTGCATGGATCTCGAGGAGACTCAGGCTGGAACGACGGTTTTGGAGGACGCGAGTCTTGGCGCGTCAGGGCCTAAGAGCTTTCAGGTATACGAAGACTTCGATAAGCTGTATCGCTATTGCTACCTGGTCGCGTCGGTCGTTGGCCTGGTCTGCATCAAGGTCTTCGGGTACAGCGATGCTCGTGCGGAGAAGCTGGCCGAAGAGACCGGAGTCGCGTTCCAACTTACGAATATCCTTCGTGACGTGAAGGAAGATGCGGAACGCGGGCGCGTGTATCTGCCGCTTGAGGACATGCGCCGTGCGCAGGTCGGTCTTGGGAGTATCTTGACCTCGGTGATGGGACGCGGGAAGCCTGCGTGCGTCGGGCCTTTGATGGAGCTCGAGGCGGATCGGGCGCGAGCTTACTATGGCTCGGCTGATCGGCTTCTGCCTATGATCGATCGGGACGGCCGTGCGGCGCTTTGGGTGATGGTGACGATCTACCGGGAGCTGCTTGAGAAGATTACGGCGAATGGGTACTCGGTTACGGAACGAACGCGGGTTTCGACGCTGCGGAAGCTCACGATCCTGGTCCAGGGAACGGCAATGGCAGTTTGGTTCCGGGTGACCGCGTGA
- the hpnE gene encoding hydroxysqualene dehydroxylase HpnE, producing the protein MSGRKVVVVGAGVAGLSAASVLAKDGADVTVLERRPYVGGRAYSYAHPALEEVVDSQHVLLGCCTNLLAFCEDAGLAGKVRWYDRQTFLEPGGRASTIALSGLPAPLHYAGSFLKASMLSVADKLAIARGLMEFTHGYPQVDDESVLQWYRRTRQTDGAIRHFWEPIVLATLNDCAANCSMKYAGKVFYELFLKTSVGGKLGIPTVPLSEFYGAGTRLVEANGGKVELRSSVESMTQQADGRWLLTSGETSFVADDVILALPFEQTQRLVGGMALQGADDDERADLLGKIERFVHSPFISILLWYDREITDLDHAWLLDTTIQWFFHKSRIRGYAKDRGSYVELVIAGSKTELPMTRAEILEPALAELVRFFPEAGRAKLVKSGILKEARATFSVTTGLDQYRPSQRTGIPGLFLAGDWTATDWPSTMEGAARSGRLAAGEVAGDRTKYLVPELRAEGLMRLF; encoded by the coding sequence GTGAGTGGGCGGAAGGTCGTCGTTGTTGGGGCTGGCGTTGCGGGGCTGAGTGCGGCGAGTGTACTGGCGAAGGACGGGGCGGATGTAACGGTGTTGGAACGCCGGCCTTACGTTGGTGGGAGAGCTTACTCGTATGCGCATCCTGCGCTGGAGGAGGTTGTCGATTCGCAGCATGTGCTGCTTGGCTGCTGCACGAACTTGCTGGCGTTCTGCGAGGATGCTGGACTTGCGGGGAAGGTTCGCTGGTACGATCGGCAGACGTTTCTGGAGCCTGGCGGACGAGCGAGCACGATTGCGCTCAGTGGATTGCCTGCGCCGCTGCACTATGCGGGAAGCTTCCTCAAGGCTTCGATGCTGAGTGTTGCGGATAAGCTGGCGATCGCGCGTGGGCTGATGGAGTTCACGCATGGTTATCCGCAGGTGGATGACGAGAGCGTGCTTCAGTGGTATCGCAGGACGAGGCAGACAGACGGTGCGATCAGGCACTTCTGGGAGCCGATTGTGCTGGCTACACTAAACGATTGCGCTGCGAACTGCTCGATGAAGTATGCGGGAAAGGTGTTCTATGAGCTGTTTCTCAAGACATCAGTCGGAGGAAAGCTTGGGATTCCTACGGTTCCGCTGAGCGAGTTCTATGGAGCGGGAACGAGGCTCGTTGAGGCGAATGGCGGGAAGGTCGAGCTCCGGTCGAGCGTGGAGTCTATGACACAGCAGGCGGATGGACGATGGCTGCTGACTTCAGGCGAGACAAGCTTCGTCGCGGATGATGTGATCCTTGCGTTGCCGTTCGAGCAGACGCAGAGGCTTGTGGGGGGAATGGCTTTGCAGGGTGCTGACGACGATGAGAGAGCAGATCTGCTTGGGAAGATAGAACGATTTGTCCACTCGCCGTTTATCTCCATTCTGCTTTGGTATGACCGTGAGATTACGGATCTCGATCATGCGTGGCTGCTCGATACGACGATCCAGTGGTTCTTTCATAAGTCGCGGATTCGCGGCTATGCAAAGGATCGCGGGAGTTATGTGGAGTTGGTGATTGCTGGATCGAAGACTGAGTTGCCAATGACGCGAGCGGAGATTCTGGAGCCTGCGCTGGCGGAGTTGGTGAGGTTCTTTCCTGAGGCTGGTCGAGCGAAGCTAGTGAAGAGTGGGATTTTGAAGGAGGCTCGCGCTACATTCTCGGTGACGACTGGACTCGATCAATACAGGCCGTCGCAGAGAACTGGAATTCCGGGACTTTTTTTGGCTGGAGACTGGACGGCTACAGATTGGCCTTCGACGATGGAGGGGGCGGCCCGGAGTGGGCGTCTTGCTGCGGGTGAGGTGGCGGGGGATAGAACCAAGTATCTTGTGCCTGAGCTTCGGGCCGAGGGGCTGATGAGGCTGTTCTAG
- a CDS encoding EamA family transporter, which yields MHHTSRLVSWSCIAVVAALAIAGEVLIAAAMREVGDLDVIRAKSGLPGAIRAVLSTPTFLVGAVCMALNFFAMLFTLSLVDLSLAAPGIGSLNYVGNAIAARLFLRENVDRRRWIAILFVAAGVFLLSR from the coding sequence ATGCATCACACCTCGCGCCTCGTCTCCTGGTCCTGCATCGCCGTCGTCGCGGCCCTCGCCATCGCCGGAGAAGTCCTCATCGCAGCCGCGATGCGCGAAGTCGGAGACTTAGACGTCATCCGCGCCAAGTCCGGTCTTCCCGGAGCAATCCGAGCCGTCCTCTCAACCCCGACCTTCCTCGTCGGAGCTGTTTGCATGGCCTTGAACTTCTTCGCCATGCTCTTCACCCTCTCGCTCGTCGACCTCTCGCTTGCAGCACCCGGAATCGGCTCTCTGAACTACGTCGGCAACGCCATCGCCGCCCGCCTCTTTCTCCGCGAGAACGTCGATCGCCGCCGCTGGATCGCCATCCTCTTCGTCGCGGCCGGAGTCTTCCTCCTCAGCCGCTAG
- a CDS encoding EamA family transporter has product MKHKLAPSQYGILLAVVLTASFGDALLSRGMAQVGPMDVHHLNALIPALANPNIVVGIFLLIGFFASYMTALSWADLTFVMPATAFGNVVIALISRFMLHEHLSLSRWFGILLLTSAVGFVANSPARTDLGDSGVAL; this is encoded by the coding sequence ATGAAACACAAACTCGCCCCATCACAATACGGAATACTTCTGGCCGTAGTCCTGACCGCCTCCTTCGGCGACGCCCTTCTCTCCCGAGGCATGGCCCAGGTCGGTCCAATGGATGTACATCATCTGAATGCCCTCATCCCGGCCCTCGCAAACCCGAACATCGTCGTAGGAATCTTCCTCTTGATCGGCTTTTTCGCCTCCTACATGACCGCCCTTTCCTGGGCCGATCTCACCTTCGTGATGCCCGCAACCGCATTCGGAAATGTCGTCATCGCGCTCATCAGCCGCTTCATGCTTCACGAGCACTTGTCTCTCTCACGTTGGTTCGGCATCCTTCTTCTCACCTCCGCCGTAGGGTTCGTGGCCAACAGTCCAGCCCGAACCGACCTCGGCGATTCCGGAGTCGCGCTCTGA